The sequence below is a genomic window from Serratia nevei.
TGCGCAGTTGGCGCTGGTGGAGAACTTGCTGCAGCAAACCGCAGGTCGGATCCTGCAGGGCGAATACGGCGCCGCCGTCGTGCTGCATCTGGCCTTGCCGGCCACCGAGGTCGAGCTGTTTGGAAATAAATTGCGTGATCTCAGTCGCGGTAATTTGCAATTAACCCCCATTTCGCAATAATTCCTCCCAATTGAATTGCTAAGGATCGTGCTGAAATGCATTTTCGCGCCATAACCCGTATCGTTGGTCTGCTGGTCATCCTGTTCTCCGGGACGATGTTTATTCCCGGCCTGGTGGCATTGATTTACCGCGATGGGGCGGGGCGTGCGTTCAGCCAAACCTTCTTCGTGGCGCTGACCATCGGTCTGATGCTGTGGTGGCCGAACCGCAAACAGAAACACGAGCTGAAGCCCCGAGAAGGCTTTCTGATCGTCGTGCTGTTCTGGACCGTGCTGGGCAGCGTGGGGGCATTGCCGTTCCTGTTTTCGGAACGGCCTAACCTGTCGCTGACCGACGCCTTCTTTGAATCCTTCTCGGGATTGACGACCACCGGTGCGACGACGCTGGTGGGATTGGACTCGCTGCCGAAGGCCATTCTGTTCTATCGCCAGATGCTGCAATGGATGGGCGGCATGGGGATCATCGTATTGGCGGTGGCGATACTGCCGATACTCGGCGTCGGCGGCATGCAGCTGTATCGGGCGGAAATGCCCGGGCCGCTGAAAGACAACAAGATGCGTCCACGCATCGCCGAAACCGCCAAAACCCTGTGGCTAATCTATGTATTGCTGACCGTCGCCTGTGCGCTGGCGCTCTGGGGGGCTGGGATGTCGGTGTTCGACGCCATCGGCCACAGTTTCTCGACCATTGCCATCGGCGGTTTTTCTACCCACGACGCCAGTATCGGTTATTACGCCAGTCCGACCATCAACACCATCATCGCCGTGTTCCTGCTGATTTCAGGCTGTAACTACGGCTTGCACTTCGCTTTGCTAAGCGGTCGCAGTCTGAAGGTGTATGGGCGCGATCCTGAATTCCGCATGTTCATCTTCGTCCAGTTGACGCTGGTGGTGGTATGCACGTTGGTGCTCTGGGGGCATGGCGTCTATAAGAGCGGTATGGAAACGCTCAATCAGGCGTTCTTCCAGGTGGTATCGATGGCGACCACGGCCGGTTTTACGACCGACAGCATCGCCAAGTGGCCGCTGTTTCTGCCTATGTTGTTGCTGTGCTCGGCGTTCATCGGCGGTTGCGCCGGCTCGACCGGCGGTGGCCTGAAGGTGATCCGTATCCTGCTTCTGTACCTGCAGGGATCGCGCGAGTTGAAAAGGTTGGTGCACCCCAACGCGGTCTATACCATCAAATTGGGCAACCGCGCGCTGCCGGAACGCATCCTGGAGGCGGTATGGGGATTCTTCTCTGCCTATGCGCTGGTGTTTATCGTCAGCATGCTGGCGATCATTGCCACCGGTGTTGACGACTTTTCCGCGTTCGCCGCAGTGACGGCAACGCTCAATAACCTCGGCCCCGGCTTGGGCGTAGTGGCGGATAACTTCACCACGATGCCGGCGGCGGCCAAGTGGATCCTGGTGGTGACGATGCTGTTCGGGCGCCTGGAAGTGTTCACATTGCTGGTGCTGTTCACGCCAACCTTCTGGCGTGAGTGAGCCTGATATAAGGAGTACGCCATGAAGGCATTGATACTTTATTCGAGCCGTGACGGGCAAACACGCGCTATCGCTTCTTATATAGCAAGCAAGCTGCAGGACACGCTGCGTTGTGAGGTGCTCGATCTGCTGCAGGCGCAACAGGTCGATCTTAGCCAGTATCAGCAGGTGATGATCGGCGCTTCTATCCGTTACGGGCACTTTAATCCGGCGCTGGATAAATTCGTCAAGCGTCATGCCGAGCAACTGAATCGAATGCCGAGCGCGTTCTTTGCCGTGAACCTGACCGCGCGTAAACCGGAAAAGCGCTCGCCGCAAACCAACGCTTATACCCGCAAGTTCCTGCTGGCCTCGCCGTGGCAGCCAAAACAGTGCGCGGTGTTTGCCGGCGCATTGCGTTATCCGCGCTATCGCTGGTTCGACCGCATCATGATTCAATTTATTATGCGTATGACGGGCGGTGAAACGGATACCAGTAAGGAAGTGGAGTACACCGATTGGCAGCAGGTCGACCGTTTCGCCCAGGAATTTAGCCAGATCCAGTACGAAAAGTGACAAAAATGCGGGTTTGGCCAGCGTTTTGCCGAAAAAACCCGCGCTTG
It includes:
- the trkH gene encoding Trk system potassium transporter TrkH → MHFRAITRIVGLLVILFSGTMFIPGLVALIYRDGAGRAFSQTFFVALTIGLMLWWPNRKQKHELKPREGFLIVVLFWTVLGSVGALPFLFSERPNLSLTDAFFESFSGLTTTGATTLVGLDSLPKAILFYRQMLQWMGGMGIIVLAVAILPILGVGGMQLYRAEMPGPLKDNKMRPRIAETAKTLWLIYVLLTVACALALWGAGMSVFDAIGHSFSTIAIGGFSTHDASIGYYASPTINTIIAVFLLISGCNYGLHFALLSGRSLKVYGRDPEFRMFIFVQLTLVVVCTLVLWGHGVYKSGMETLNQAFFQVVSMATTAGFTTDSIAKWPLFLPMLLLCSAFIGGCAGSTGGGLKVIRILLLYLQGSRELKRLVHPNAVYTIKLGNRALPERILEAVWGFFSAYALVFIVSMLAIIATGVDDFSAFAAVTATLNNLGPGLGVVADNFTTMPAAAKWILVVTMLFGRLEVFTLLVLFTPTFWRE
- the hemG gene encoding menaquinone-dependent protoporphyrinogen IX dehydrogenase, with the translated sequence MKALILYSSRDGQTRAIASYIASKLQDTLRCEVLDLLQAQQVDLSQYQQVMIGASIRYGHFNPALDKFVKRHAEQLNRMPSAFFAVNLTARKPEKRSPQTNAYTRKFLLASPWQPKQCAVFAGALRYPRYRWFDRIMIQFIMRMTGGETDTSKEVEYTDWQQVDRFAQEFSQIQYEK